The Saccharomonospora cyanea NA-134 genome includes a region encoding these proteins:
- a CDS encoding NADH-quinone oxidoreductase subunit G — translation MTIAPEAASKDKTPVPEGHVKLTIDGEEVIAPKGELLIRTAERLGTVIPRFCDHPLLDPAGACRQCLVEVEMNGRPMPKPQASCTMTVADGMVVKTQRTSPVADKAQQGVMELLLINHPLDCPVCDKGGECPLQNQAMAHGRPESRFRDRKRTFPKPLPISTQVLLDRERCVLCQRCTRFSAQIAGDSFIDLLERGAQQQIGTSETADVLDAASHTSSGTPFQSYFSGNTIQICPVGALTSAQYRFRSRPFDLVSSPSVCEHCSVGCAMRTDFRRGKVMRRLAGDDPEVNEEWLCDKGRFAFRYAGAADRIRHPLVRNPETGELEQASWTQALRVAAEGLAKARDGHGVGVLPGGRLTVEDAYAYSKFARAALATNDIDFRARAHSSEEADFLASHVVGTTPETGVTFDQLETAPLVLCVAFEPEEEAPVLFLRLRKGARKHGTKVVHIGQWTTPAVRKTLGELLACAPGAEAGALDGLAEHAPDVDEQLRAEGSVVLVGERAAEVPGLYSALHRLSERTGAPIAWVPRRAGERGALEAGALPTLLPGGAAVTDAEARAALERAWKLEAGSLPARVGRDTDGILTAVRSGDLDGLLVGGVELADLPDPELAREALRRCGFVVSLELRHSEVTEHADVVLPIAPVDEKSGSFLNWEGRRREFSVTLDGTGALPDCRVLDTLAVEMDVDLFTQTPTAAAGDLARSTEGLADGPRPAAPDVPNAAVPSLGPGQALLATWRQLLDDGALQVDEPHLAGTARRVVARISRATAASLDEPSSVTVSTDRGSVTLPVEIADLPDGVVWLPGNSPGSKLRATLGVGHGAVVSIAAGGER, via the coding sequence ATGACCATCGCACCCGAGGCGGCCTCGAAGGACAAGACCCCGGTTCCGGAGGGCCACGTCAAGCTCACCATCGACGGTGAGGAGGTCATCGCCCCCAAGGGCGAGTTGCTGATCCGCACGGCGGAGCGACTGGGCACCGTCATCCCGCGGTTCTGCGACCACCCGCTGCTCGACCCGGCGGGCGCGTGCCGGCAGTGCCTGGTCGAGGTCGAGATGAACGGCCGTCCGATGCCCAAGCCGCAGGCGTCGTGCACGATGACCGTCGCCGACGGCATGGTGGTGAAGACCCAGCGCACCTCGCCCGTCGCGGACAAGGCGCAGCAGGGCGTGATGGAGCTGCTGCTCATCAACCACCCGCTGGACTGCCCGGTCTGCGACAAGGGCGGCGAGTGCCCGCTGCAGAACCAGGCGATGGCGCACGGGCGGCCCGAGTCCCGGTTCCGCGACCGCAAGCGCACGTTCCCGAAGCCGCTGCCGATCTCCACGCAGGTGCTGCTCGACCGCGAGCGCTGCGTGCTGTGCCAGCGCTGCACGCGGTTCTCGGCCCAGATCGCGGGCGACTCCTTCATCGACCTGCTGGAGCGCGGTGCGCAGCAGCAGATCGGTACTTCGGAGACGGCGGACGTGCTCGATGCCGCATCGCACACCAGCAGCGGCACGCCGTTCCAGTCGTACTTCTCCGGCAACACCATCCAGATCTGCCCGGTGGGGGCGCTGACCAGCGCGCAGTACCGGTTCCGCTCGCGGCCGTTCGACCTCGTGTCGTCGCCGAGCGTGTGCGAACACTGCTCGGTGGGTTGTGCGATGCGCACCGACTTCCGGCGCGGCAAGGTGATGCGTCGCCTCGCGGGCGACGACCCGGAGGTCAACGAGGAGTGGCTCTGCGACAAGGGCCGCTTCGCGTTCCGCTACGCCGGAGCGGCCGACCGCATCCGCCACCCGCTCGTGCGCAACCCCGAGACGGGCGAGCTGGAGCAGGCGTCGTGGACGCAGGCGCTGCGCGTGGCCGCCGAGGGACTGGCGAAGGCCCGCGACGGCCACGGGGTCGGGGTGCTGCCCGGCGGCCGGCTGACGGTCGAGGACGCCTACGCCTACAGCAAGTTCGCCAGGGCGGCGTTGGCCACGAACGACATCGACTTCCGAGCCCGGGCCCATTCGTCGGAGGAGGCGGACTTCCTCGCCTCCCATGTCGTGGGCACCACGCCGGAGACCGGAGTCACCTTCGACCAGCTCGAGACCGCGCCGCTGGTGCTGTGCGTGGCGTTCGAGCCGGAGGAGGAGGCCCCCGTGCTGTTCCTGCGGTTGCGCAAGGGCGCCCGCAAGCACGGCACGAAGGTGGTCCACATCGGTCAGTGGACGACCCCGGCGGTGCGCAAGACCCTCGGCGAGCTACTGGCCTGCGCGCCGGGCGCGGAGGCCGGAGCCCTCGACGGGCTGGCCGAACACGCCCCCGACGTCGACGAACAACTGCGTGCCGAGGGCTCGGTCGTGCTCGTCGGTGAGAGGGCCGCCGAAGTGCCGGGCCTGTACTCGGCGCTGCATCGGCTGTCCGAGCGCACGGGAGCCCCGATCGCGTGGGTGCCGCGCAGGGCGGGGGAGCGAGGGGCCCTCGAAGCGGGGGCCCTGCCGACGTTGCTGCCCGGTGGCGCGGCAGTCACCGACGCCGAGGCCCGCGCGGCGCTGGAGCGCGCGTGGAAGCTCGAAGCCGGATCGCTGCCCGCGCGGGTGGGACGCGACACGGACGGCATCCTCACCGCCGTCCGGAGCGGCGACCTCGACGGGCTGCTCGTGGGCGGTGTCGAACTCGCCGACCTCCCCGACCCGGAGCTGGCGCGCGAAGCCCTGCGGCGGTGCGGGTTCGTGGTGAGCCTCGAACTGCGGCACAGCGAGGTCACCGAACACGCCGACGTGGTGCTTCCCATCGCCCCGGTGGACGAGAAGTCGGGCAGCTTCCTCAACTGGGAGGGCCGCAGGCGTGAGTTCTCGGTGACGCTCGACGGCACCGGAGCGCTGCCCGACTGCCGGGTGCTCGACACGCTCGCCGTCGAGATGGACGTCGACCTGTTCACGCAGACGCCCACCGCCGCGGCCGGTGACCTCGCCCGGAGCACCGAGGGACTCGCGGACGGCCCACGCCCCGCGGCCCCGGACGTCCCCAATGCGGCGGTGCCGTCGCTCGGTCCGGGGCAGGCACTGCTCGCGACGTGGCGGCAACTGCTCGACGACGGCGCGCTCCAGGTCGACGAGCCACACCTCGCCGGCACCGCGCGACGCGTGGTCGCCAGGATCTCCCGGGCCACGGCCGCCTCGCTCGACGAGCCGTCGTCGGTGACCGTGTCCACCGACCGGGGGTCGGTCACGCTGCCCGTGGAGATCGCCGACCTTCCCGACGGCGTCGTGTGGCTGCCGGGCAACTCGCCGGGCTCGAAGCTCCGAGCGACGCTCGGGGTCGGACACGGCGCCGTGGTCTCGATCGCTGCCGGAGGTGAACGGTGA
- the nuoL gene encoding NADH-quinone oxidoreductase subunit L: MIALSWLLVAFPALGALVLLVGGNRTNAWGHVLGCATVIASFVYGLALFFSESLSEAADTTVYSWIPVESLQVDFGLRIDPLSVTFVLLITGVGALIHIYSIGYMSNDASRRRFFGYLNLFVAAMLVLVLGNSFVMLYLGWEGVGLASYLLIGWYQDRPSAATAAKKAFLMNRVGDVGLALAIFLMFKYIGSTSYTEVFAGVGDLSPGVITAIALLLLLGACGKSGQFPLQAWLPDAMEGPTPVSALIHAATMVTAGVYLIARAAPIYNLTEDGRLVVTIVGAFTLLLGSIIGCAYDDIKKVLAYSTVSQIGYMMLAVGLGPFGYALGIAHLLTHGFFKAGLFLGAGSVMHAMNDEVDMRKFGGLAKKMPITAATFGLGYLAIIGFPFLSGFWTKDAIIEAAFGQEGWRGWVFGGAALLAAGITGFYMTRLVLLTFFGKERWRETTSADGREFHPHESPPVMTVPMIVLAVGSVAAGFLLMSGDTLAEFLVPSVGTLAEAEHGALPHALVPWLTVGLSALGVLLAWTLFGRRPTPVERPERVSWPVRAARKDLYGNALNEALVATPGLWLTRFAVFLDNRGVDGAVNGLAAVFGGGSSRLRRMQTGFVRSYALSMLGGSFLLVAALLLVRFS; the protein is encoded by the coding sequence TTGATCGCTCTATCGTGGCTGCTGGTCGCGTTTCCCGCGCTCGGCGCCCTTGTGTTGTTGGTCGGTGGTAACCGCACCAACGCGTGGGGGCACGTGCTGGGCTGCGCGACGGTCATCGCGTCGTTCGTCTACGGCTTGGCGCTGTTCTTCAGCGAGTCGCTGTCCGAGGCCGCCGACACGACGGTCTACTCGTGGATTCCCGTCGAGTCGTTGCAGGTCGACTTCGGACTGCGCATCGACCCGCTGTCGGTGACGTTCGTCCTGCTGATCACCGGTGTGGGCGCGCTGATCCACATCTACTCGATCGGGTACATGTCGAACGACGCCTCGCGGCGCCGGTTCTTCGGGTACCTCAACCTCTTCGTCGCCGCGATGCTGGTGCTGGTGCTCGGCAACAGCTTCGTGATGCTGTACCTGGGCTGGGAAGGCGTCGGTCTGGCGTCGTACCTGCTGATCGGCTGGTACCAGGACCGGCCGTCGGCGGCCACCGCCGCGAAGAAGGCGTTCCTGATGAACCGCGTCGGCGACGTGGGGCTGGCGCTGGCGATCTTTTTGATGTTCAAGTACATCGGCAGCACGAGCTACACCGAGGTGTTCGCGGGCGTCGGTGATCTCTCGCCGGGCGTGATCACCGCCATCGCGCTCCTGCTGCTGCTCGGTGCGTGCGGCAAGTCGGGTCAGTTCCCGCTCCAGGCGTGGTTGCCCGACGCGATGGAGGGCCCGACGCCGGTGTCGGCGCTGATCCACGCCGCCACGATGGTCACCGCGGGCGTGTACCTCATCGCCCGCGCCGCGCCGATCTACAACCTCACCGAGGACGGGCGGCTGGTCGTCACCATCGTCGGTGCGTTCACGCTGCTGCTCGGGTCGATCATCGGTTGCGCCTACGACGACATCAAGAAGGTGCTCGCGTACTCGACCGTCAGCCAGATCGGCTACATGATGCTGGCCGTCGGCCTCGGACCGTTCGGCTACGCGCTGGGCATCGCGCACCTGCTCACGCACGGCTTCTTCAAAGCGGGGCTGTTCCTCGGCGCGGGCTCGGTCATGCACGCCATGAACGACGAGGTCGACATGCGCAAGTTCGGCGGGCTGGCGAAGAAGATGCCGATCACGGCCGCCACGTTCGGTCTCGGCTACCTCGCGATCATCGGCTTCCCGTTCCTGTCCGGTTTCTGGACGAAGGACGCCATCATCGAGGCGGCGTTCGGTCAGGAAGGCTGGCGCGGCTGGGTGTTCGGTGGCGCCGCGCTGCTGGCCGCGGGCATCACCGGCTTCTACATGACACGGCTGGTACTGCTGACGTTCTTCGGCAAGGAACGCTGGCGCGAGACGACGTCGGCCGACGGCCGCGAGTTCCACCCGCACGAGTCGCCACCGGTGATGACCGTGCCGATGATCGTGCTGGCGGTCGGTTCGGTGGCCGCGGGCTTTTTGCTGATGTCGGGCGACACGCTCGCCGAGTTCCTCGTGCCCTCGGTGGGCACGCTGGCCGAGGCCGAGCACGGCGCCCTCCCGCACGCACTGGTGCCGTGGCTGACCGTGGGGCTGTCCGCGCTCGGCGTGCTGCTCGCCTGGACGCTGTTCGGCAGGCGGCCGACCCCGGTCGAACGGCCGGAGCGCGTGTCCTGGCCCGTCCGGGCGGCCCGTAAGGACCTGTACGGCAACGCTCTGAACGAGGCGCTCGTCGCCACGCCGGGGCTGTGGCTCACCCGCTTCGCGGTGTTCCTCGACAACCGCGGGGTCGACGGCGCGGTGAACGGGCTCGCCGCGGTGTTCGGTGGCGGCTCCAGCCGCCTGCGCAGGATGCAGACCGGGTTCGTGCGGTCGTACGCGTTGTCGATGCTCGGCGGGTCGTTCCTGCTCGTCGCCGCACTGCTGTTGGTGAGGTTCTCATGA
- the nuoI gene encoding NADH-quinone oxidoreductase subunit NuoI → MGMFDPIKGFGVTFGMMFKKVATEEYPEIGAPAAPRYHGRHQLNRHPDGLEKCVGCELCAWACPADAIFVEGGDNTEEARYSPGERYGKDYQINYLRCIGCGLCVEACPTRSLTMINFYELADDDRQKLIYTKEDLLAPLLPGMEQPPHPMRLGDDEQDYYVKGPELARQRGVPSGEVVETSGEKAVQ, encoded by the coding sequence ATGGGAATGTTTGATCCCATCAAGGGTTTCGGCGTCACCTTCGGAATGATGTTCAAGAAGGTGGCCACGGAGGAGTACCCGGAGATCGGGGCCCCCGCCGCGCCGCGTTACCACGGCCGCCACCAGCTCAACCGGCACCCGGACGGGCTGGAGAAGTGCGTCGGTTGTGAGCTGTGCGCGTGGGCGTGTCCCGCCGACGCGATCTTCGTCGAGGGCGGGGACAACACCGAGGAGGCCCGTTACTCGCCGGGCGAGCGGTACGGCAAGGACTACCAGATCAACTACCTGCGGTGCATCGGCTGCGGCCTGTGCGTCGAGGCGTGCCCCACCCGCTCCCTCACCATGATCAACTTCTACGAGCTCGCCGACGACGACCGGCAGAAGCTGATCTACACGAAGGAGGACCTGCTCGCACCGTTGCTGCCGGGCATGGAGCAGCCGCCGCACCCCATGCGGCTGGGTGACGACGAGCAGGACTACTACGTCAAGGGACCCGAGCTCGCCCGGCAGCGCGGCGTGCCTTCCGGCGAGGTGGTCGAGACGTCCGGAGAGAAGGCAGTGCAATGA
- a CDS encoding NADH-quinone oxidoreductase subunit M encodes MSWLVALILLPLVGALAVVGLRNNDRAATLVALAVSVAELLLIVPTWLAYDPGGDRIQLATSVDWIPALGVHISFGVDGIALVMIAVIALLVPVVIGALNSTDRLPEGRSAGGFLSLVLVQEALTVAVFAATDVFLFYVLFEIMLVPMYFLIGFYGGPKRQYAAVKFFLYSFLGGLIMLASAIGAYVLAADELGEGTFDWATLVSVVSDAPLETQIWLFLGFFVAFAIKAPLVPFHTWLPDAAGQAPIAVTVLLVGVLDKVGTFGFLRYSLPMFPDASVQLAPLVLVLAVLGVIYGSILAAGQQDMKRFVAYVSIAHFGFIALGIFAFTPQAMVGSATYMLNHSLATGMLILVIGIVAARGTSTRISDYGGMFKLTPILGGMLLLAGMSTLSLPGTNSFVSEFLVLLGAFDSRPVYAIIATVGMVLAAAYVLWLYQRIMTGPVRGAALVDVTDGGAVPDATPAGGGTGTATAVAPEKTETRKAIRDLSGKEIAVLAPLVVLIVGLGFYPQPVLDTVTPSVEATLQAVQER; translated from the coding sequence ATGAGTTGGCTCGTTGCCCTGATCCTGCTGCCGCTGGTGGGCGCACTGGCGGTGGTCGGCCTGCGCAACAACGACCGGGCGGCGACGCTGGTGGCGCTGGCCGTGTCCGTTGCGGAGTTGCTGCTGATCGTGCCCACCTGGCTGGCCTACGACCCCGGTGGCGACCGGATCCAGCTCGCCACGTCGGTCGACTGGATTCCCGCGCTGGGTGTGCACATCTCGTTCGGCGTCGACGGCATCGCGCTCGTCATGATCGCGGTGATCGCGCTGTTGGTGCCGGTGGTGATCGGTGCGCTGAACTCCACGGACCGTCTGCCCGAGGGCCGTTCGGCGGGCGGGTTCCTGTCGCTGGTCCTGGTGCAGGAGGCGTTGACCGTCGCCGTGTTCGCGGCGACCGACGTGTTCCTGTTCTACGTCCTGTTCGAGATCATGCTCGTGCCGATGTACTTCCTCATCGGCTTCTACGGTGGGCCGAAGCGGCAGTACGCGGCCGTGAAGTTCTTCCTCTACTCGTTCCTCGGCGGCCTGATCATGCTCGCCTCCGCCATCGGCGCGTACGTGCTGGCCGCGGACGAGCTGGGTGAGGGCACGTTCGACTGGGCCACGCTGGTGTCGGTGGTCAGCGACGCTCCGCTGGAGACCCAGATCTGGCTCTTCCTCGGGTTCTTCGTCGCGTTCGCCATCAAGGCGCCGCTCGTGCCGTTCCACACCTGGCTTCCGGACGCTGCGGGCCAGGCCCCGATCGCCGTCACGGTGTTGCTGGTGGGTGTGCTCGACAAGGTCGGCACGTTCGGCTTCCTGCGCTACAGCCTGCCGATGTTCCCCGACGCGAGCGTGCAGCTCGCGCCGCTGGTGCTCGTGCTGGCCGTGCTCGGCGTGATCTACGGCTCGATCCTCGCGGCGGGCCAGCAGGACATGAAGCGGTTCGTGGCCTACGTGTCGATCGCCCACTTCGGATTCATCGCGCTCGGCATCTTCGCGTTCACGCCGCAGGCCATGGTGGGTTCGGCGACGTACATGCTCAACCACAGCCTCGCCACGGGCATGCTGATCCTCGTGATCGGCATCGTCGCCGCGCGCGGCACCTCGACGCGGATCTCGGACTACGGCGGCATGTTCAAGCTGACCCCGATCCTCGGTGGCATGCTGCTGTTGGCCGGGATGTCCACACTGTCCCTGCCGGGCACGAACTCGTTCGTCAGCGAGTTCCTCGTGCTGCTGGGTGCGTTCGACTCGCGCCCGGTGTACGCGATCATCGCCACGGTGGGCATGGTGCTCGCCGCCGCGTACGTGCTCTGGCTGTACCAGCGGATCATGACCGGCCCGGTGCGGGGAGCCGCGCTCGTGGACGTCACGGACGGCGGCGCCGTGCCGGACGCCACCCCGGCCGGTGGTGGGACAGGCACCGCCACGGCGGTCGCCCCGGAGAAGACCGAGACCCGCAAGGCGATCCGTGATCTGTCCGGCAAGGAAATCGCGGTGCTCGCACCGCTCGTCGTGTTGATCGTCGGCCTCGGGTTCTACCCGCAGCCGGTGCTCGACACGGTGACACCGTCGGTGGAAGCGACACTGCAAGCGGTGCAGGAAAGGTAA
- the nuoN gene encoding NADH-quinone oxidoreductase subunit NuoN has product MLNLHLAQQGPIEAPAIDFPAVMPLVIVLGVACVGVLLEAFLPRHQRWTAQVALSLLAVAGAGVALALYLPDAPEHGTTTLSGTLAVDSPALFLWGTLLALSVAALLLIADRTVERGGAFVAEAGISPGTFQDKEQARTQSMSTEVFPLTLFALGGMMAFTAANDLLTMFVALEVLSLPLYLMCALARRRRLLSQEASVKYFLLGAFASAFFLYGLALLYGYAGSVRLSDIANATAGTDRSDTLLFAGLGLLMVGLLFKASVGPFHTWTPDVYQGAPTPVTAFMAACTKVAAFGGMLRVLTVAFESTHWEWRGVLWGVAIVSMLIGAVLGLTQTDVKRMIAYSSIAHAGFLLVGTMALTDEGLSGTLFYLLAYGFTTLAAFGVVSLVRDGSGEATHLSAWAGLAKRSPVLAAVFTFLLFALAGIPLTSGFVGKFVVFSAALSDGMAPLVVIGLVFSAVAAFFYLRVVVLMYFSKPAEDGPTVSVPGTFTTAAITLGVVVTLLLGVAPTFALDWAGAGGFSITS; this is encoded by the coding sequence GTGTTGAACCTTCATCTCGCCCAGCAGGGACCGATCGAAGCGCCCGCCATCGATTTCCCGGCCGTCATGCCGCTGGTGATCGTGCTCGGCGTGGCGTGCGTCGGGGTGTTGCTGGAGGCGTTCCTGCCCAGGCACCAGCGGTGGACGGCGCAGGTGGCGCTGAGTCTGCTCGCCGTCGCCGGTGCCGGTGTGGCCCTGGCGCTGTACCTGCCCGACGCTCCCGAGCACGGCACCACGACGTTGAGCGGCACCCTCGCCGTCGACTCCCCCGCGCTGTTTTTGTGGGGCACGCTGCTCGCCCTCTCGGTGGCGGCGTTGCTGCTCATCGCCGACCGCACGGTCGAGCGGGGTGGTGCGTTCGTGGCGGAGGCCGGTATCAGTCCCGGCACCTTCCAGGACAAGGAGCAGGCCAGGACCCAGTCGATGTCGACCGAGGTCTTCCCGCTCACGCTGTTCGCGCTCGGCGGCATGATGGCGTTCACGGCGGCCAACGACCTGCTGACCATGTTCGTGGCGCTCGAGGTGCTGAGCCTCCCGCTCTACCTGATGTGCGCGCTGGCGCGCAGGCGGCGCCTGCTGTCGCAGGAAGCGTCGGTGAAGTACTTCCTGCTCGGTGCGTTTGCGAGTGCCTTCTTCCTGTACGGTCTCGCGCTGCTCTACGGCTACGCCGGTTCGGTGCGGCTGTCGGACATCGCGAACGCCACCGCGGGCACCGACCGTTCCGACACGCTGCTGTTCGCCGGGCTCGGCCTGCTCATGGTGGGTCTGCTGTTCAAGGCGTCCGTCGGCCCGTTCCACACGTGGACCCCGGACGTCTACCAGGGGGCGCCGACCCCGGTCACGGCGTTCATGGCCGCGTGCACCAAGGTGGCGGCGTTCGGCGGCATGCTGCGGGTGCTGACGGTGGCCTTCGAGTCGACCCACTGGGAGTGGCGCGGCGTGCTGTGGGGCGTGGCCATCGTGTCGATGCTGATCGGCGCGGTGCTGGGTCTCACGCAGACCGACGTCAAGCGCATGATCGCGTACTCGTCCATCGCGCACGCCGGGTTCCTGCTGGTGGGGACGATGGCGCTGACCGACGAGGGCCTTTCGGGCACGCTGTTCTACCTGCTCGCGTACGGCTTCACCACGCTGGCCGCGTTCGGTGTGGTGTCGCTGGTGCGCGACGGGAGCGGTGAGGCCACGCACCTGTCGGCGTGGGCGGGGCTGGCGAAGCGTTCCCCCGTGTTGGCGGCCGTGTTCACGTTCCTGCTCTTCGCCCTCGCCGGTATCCCGTTGACGAGTGGGTTCGTGGGCAAGTTCGTGGTGTTCTCGGCGGCTTTGTCCGACGGGATGGCGCCGTTGGTGGTGATCGGTCTGGTGTTCAGCGCGGTCGCGGCGTTCTTCTACCTGCGCGTGGTCGTGCTGATGTACTTCTCCAAGCCCGCCGAGGACGGCCCCACCGTCAGCGTGCCGGGCACCTTCACCACGGCGGCCATCACGCTGGGTGTGGTAGTGACGCTCCTGCTCGGCGTCGCGCCGACGTTCGCGCTCGACTGGGCGGGCGCGGGCGGTTTCTCCATCACGTCGTGA
- the nuoK gene encoding NADH-quinone oxidoreductase subunit NuoK — protein MSPTYYLLLSALLFTIGAVGVLVRRNAVVVFMCIELMLNAVNLSLVTFSRINGSIDGQVMAFFVMVVAAAEVVVGLAIIMSIFRTRRSASVDDSNLLKY, from the coding sequence GTGAGCCCCACGTACTACCTGCTGCTGTCGGCGCTGCTGTTCACGATCGGCGCCGTCGGCGTCCTCGTGCGCCGCAACGCCGTCGTGGTGTTCATGTGCATCGAACTCATGCTGAACGCCGTGAACCTGTCGCTGGTGACGTTCTCGCGCATCAACGGCTCGATCGACGGTCAGGTGATGGCGTTCTTCGTGATGGTCGTCGCCGCGGCCGAGGTCGTGGTCGGGCTGGCGATCATCATGTCGATCTTCCGGACGCGGCGTTCGGCCTCGGTCGACGACTCCAACCTGCTGAAGTACTAG
- the nuoH gene encoding NADH-quinone oxidoreductase subunit NuoH has translation MVPFLAQAQEPMTRAELLADDPLWLILLKAVVILLIGPILTVFLIVGERKIIGRMQNRPGPNRVGPGGWFQSVADAIKLPFKEQIIPDTADRKIYFLAPVITVVPALIGLAAIPFGPEVTIFGERTVLQLIELPVSVLLILAGASVGVYGIVLAGWSSGSPYPLLGGLRSAAQVISYEIAMGLSIVGVALYAQSLSTGEIVDAQASGWYFYLLLPSFVIYLISMVGETNRAPFDLPEAESELVGGFHTEYSSMKFAMFFLAEYTNMVIVSAFATTLFLGGWMFPFVGLDSPLNQGWWPVLWFFGKMLLLLFGFIWLRGTLPRFRYDQFMKLGWKVLIPVGLVWILVISAIRALRTDGNVSTGQILVVGAIIIAVLVLLTLLLPEKQAPESDAVPVTGSDYPLPPLDLAVPKTTPRQKALKAKQRSTRKSVETGQSEAGKADEAERAEPASVTSGKESTDGNV, from the coding sequence ATGGTTCCCTTCCTCGCACAGGCACAGGAGCCGATGACGAGGGCGGAACTGCTGGCGGACGACCCGCTGTGGTTGATCCTGCTCAAGGCAGTCGTCATCCTGCTCATCGGCCCGATCCTGACGGTGTTCCTCATCGTCGGGGAACGTAAGATCATCGGCCGGATGCAGAACCGTCCCGGGCCCAACCGCGTGGGCCCCGGCGGCTGGTTCCAGTCCGTCGCCGACGCGATCAAGCTGCCGTTCAAGGAACAGATCATCCCGGACACGGCCGATCGCAAGATCTACTTCCTCGCGCCCGTCATCACCGTGGTGCCCGCCCTGATCGGGCTCGCGGCCATCCCGTTCGGCCCCGAGGTGACGATCTTCGGCGAGCGCACCGTGCTGCAACTGATCGAACTGCCGGTCAGCGTGCTGCTGATCCTCGCGGGCGCCTCGGTCGGCGTGTACGGCATCGTGCTCGCCGGGTGGTCGTCCGGCTCGCCGTACCCACTGCTCGGTGGTCTTCGCTCGGCGGCCCAGGTGATCTCCTACGAGATCGCGATGGGGCTGTCCATCGTGGGCGTGGCGCTGTACGCGCAGTCGCTGTCCACGGGCGAGATCGTGGACGCGCAGGCGAGCGGTTGGTACTTCTACCTGCTGCTGCCGAGCTTCGTCATCTACCTGATCTCGATGGTCGGTGAGACCAACCGTGCGCCGTTCGACCTCCCGGAGGCGGAGTCCGAACTCGTCGGTGGTTTCCACACCGAGTACAGCTCGATGAAGTTCGCGATGTTCTTCCTCGCCGAGTACACCAACATGGTCATCGTCTCGGCGTTCGCCACCACGCTGTTCCTCGGCGGCTGGATGTTCCCGTTCGTCGGCCTCGACTCGCCGCTCAACCAGGGCTGGTGGCCGGTGCTGTGGTTCTTCGGCAAGATGCTGCTCCTGCTGTTCGGTTTCATCTGGCTGCGCGGCACGCTGCCGAGGTTCCGCTACGACCAGTTCATGAAGCTCGGCTGGAAGGTGCTCATCCCGGTCGGCCTGGTCTGGATCCTGGTCATCTCGGCGATCAGGGCGCTGCGCACCGACGGCAACGTCTCCACGGGGCAGATCCTTGTCGTGGGCGCCATCATCATCGCCGTGCTGGTGCTGCTCACACTGCTGCTGCCGGAGAAGCAGGCCCCCGAGTCGGACGCGGTGCCCGTCACCGGCAGCGACTACCCGCTGCCACCGCTCGACCTCGCGGTGCCCAAGACGACCCCCCGCCAGAAGGCGCTGAAGGCGAAACAGCGTTCGACCCGCAAGTCCGTCGAGACCGGACAGTCGGAGGCCGGAAAGGCCGACGAAGCCGAGCGGGCGGAGCCGGCGTCGGTCACCTCAGGTAAGGAGAGCACCGATGGGAATGTTTGA
- a CDS encoding NADH-quinone oxidoreductase subunit J, with protein MTTGMTLTALTTPLTNGVLAQAEAGATVSTGEAIAFWILGPIALAGALGMVFARNAVHSALWLVLTMLSLGLLYLTQQAQFLGFTQIIVYTGAIMMLFLFVLMLVGRESSDSVVEVLRGQRLLAGLVGIGVAVLLAASLTRAFVDVTPAQPLDPWSDEGGGAGGLGRIIFTDYLFPFELTAALLITAAMAGMVLSFTTRHVKGGKRSQRELVVARFRGEYERPSPKPGPGVFATSTSVATPALLPDGSVAPESLSELIESTPTARLQAQRGRVAGETDKPGAKALVGSDTARETSDAGSDEGEDK; from the coding sequence ATGACCACCGGGATGACTCTGACGGCGCTGACCACGCCGCTGACGAACGGTGTCCTGGCCCAGGCCGAGGCGGGCGCGACCGTGTCGACGGGCGAGGCGATCGCGTTCTGGATCCTCGGTCCGATCGCGCTGGCGGGCGCGTTGGGCATGGTGTTCGCCCGCAACGCGGTGCACTCGGCGCTGTGGCTCGTGTTGACGATGCTCTCGCTCGGGCTGCTGTACCTCACGCAACAGGCGCAGTTCCTCGGGTTCACCCAGATCATCGTCTACACCGGCGCGATCATGATGCTGTTCCTGTTCGTGCTCATGCTGGTGGGCCGCGAGTCGTCCGACTCGGTGGTCGAAGTGCTGCGCGGGCAACGACTGTTGGCCGGCCTCGTCGGCATCGGTGTCGCCGTGCTGCTGGCCGCCTCGCTGACCCGCGCCTTCGTGGACGTCACCCCGGCGCAGCCGCTCGACCCGTGGAGCGACGAGGGCGGCGGTGCGGGCGGCCTCGGCCGCATCATCTTCACCGACTACCTGTTCCCGTTCGAGTTGACGGCGGCGCTGCTGATCACCGCCGCGATGGCGGGCATGGTGCTGTCGTTCACCACGCGGCACGTGAAGGGCGGCAAACGCAGCCAACGCGAGCTCGTCGTCGCACGGTTCCGCGGCGAGTACGAGCGGCCGTCCCCGAAGCCCGGCCCCGGCGTGTTCGCCACGTCCACCTCGGTGGCGACTCCCGCCCTGCTACCTGACGGATCGGTGGCGCCCGAGTCGCTGTCCGAGCTCATCGAGTCCACCCCCACCGCCAGGTTGCAGGCGCAGCGCGGGCGGGTGGCCGGTGAGACGGACAAGCCGGGCGCGAAGGCTCTCGTCGGTTCCGACACCGCGCGCGAGACCTCCGACGCAGGCTCCGACGAGGGGGAGGACAAGTGA